One stretch of Sphingomonas rosea DNA includes these proteins:
- a CDS encoding MFS transporter, with amino-acid sequence MSHPSTAKPSAIASPGNASAVSTRMRLKAIVGGATGNLVEWYDWYAYAAFTLYFAPHFFPSADPTAQLLGAAAVFAVGFFMRPLGAWIMGIYADRRGRKSGLALSVTLMCAGSLMIAVSPTYQQAGLVAPAVLLVARLLQGLSVGGEYGASATYLSEMAGRKRRGFFSSFQYVTLIGGQLTAIGVLLVLQATMSEAALEDWGWRIPFAIGAVLAIVVFWIRRGLAETQSFTKARATDAPASSALALFRHHPREAVTVMLLTAGGTLAFYAYSIYMQKFLVNTSGFDRETASRINGASLFLFMLLQPLAGALSDRVGRKPLLIGFGVAGVVGTYPLFATLETTRDPWMAFALVMVGLVIVTGYTAINAVVKAELFPAHIRALGVALPYALANTLFGGTAEYVALRFKDAGWERGFYWYVTAVIAASLVVYLRMKDTRDSSAIAED; translated from the coding sequence ATGTCGCATCCCTCCACCGCCAAACCTTCCGCCATCGCTTCCCCGGGCAATGCGAGTGCGGTCTCCACGCGAATGCGCCTCAAGGCAATCGTCGGCGGCGCCACCGGCAATCTCGTCGAATGGTATGACTGGTACGCCTATGCGGCTTTCACGCTCTATTTCGCGCCGCACTTCTTCCCCTCGGCCGATCCGACCGCGCAATTGCTCGGCGCCGCGGCGGTGTTCGCGGTCGGCTTCTTCATGCGGCCGCTCGGCGCATGGATCATGGGAATCTATGCCGATCGCCGCGGGCGAAAGAGCGGGCTCGCGCTGTCGGTGACCTTGATGTGCGCGGGCTCGCTGATGATCGCGGTCTCACCCACCTACCAGCAGGCCGGGCTGGTCGCGCCCGCCGTACTGCTGGTCGCCCGGCTGCTGCAGGGCCTGTCGGTCGGCGGCGAATATGGCGCGAGCGCGACCTATCTGTCGGAGATGGCGGGCCGCAAGCGGCGCGGCTTCTTCTCTTCCTTCCAATATGTCACGCTGATCGGCGGCCAGCTCACCGCGATCGGCGTGCTTCTCGTGCTTCAGGCGACCATGTCGGAAGCCGCACTCGAAGACTGGGGCTGGCGCATCCCGTTCGCGATCGGCGCAGTGCTGGCGATCGTGGTGTTCTGGATCCGCCGCGGCCTCGCCGAGACCCAGAGCTTCACCAAAGCCCGCGCGACCGATGCCCCCGCCTCGAGCGCCCTCGCCCTCTTCCGGCACCACCCGCGCGAGGCGGTCACGGTGATGCTGCTCACCGCCGGGGGCACGCTCGCCTTCTACGCTTACTCGATTTACATGCAGAAATTCCTCGTCAACACCTCGGGGTTCGACCGCGAGACCGCCTCGCGCATCAACGGCGCAAGCCTGTTCCTCTTCATGCTGTTGCAACCACTGGCCGGCGCGCTGTCCGACCGGGTCGGCCGCAAGCCCCTGCTCATCGGTTTTGGCGTGGCGGGGGTCGTCGGCACCTATCCCCTGTTCGCGACGCTCGAGACGACGCGCGACCCGTGGATGGCCTTCGCGCTGGTCATGGTCGGGCTCGTGATCGTCACCGGCTACACAGCAATCAACGCCGTCGTGAAGGCCGAGCTCTTCCCCGCGCATATCCGCGCACTCGGCGTGGCACTGCCCTATGCGCTCGCCAACACGCTGTTCGGCGGCACCGCCGAATATGTTGCGCTGCGCTTTAAGGATGCGGGCTGGGAGCGCGGCTTCTACTGGTACGTGACCGCGGTGATCGCCGCCTCGCTCGTCGTCTATCTGCGGATGAAAGACACGCGCGACAGCAGTGCGATCGCCGAGGACTGA
- a CDS encoding alpha/beta hydrolase, whose amino-acid sequence MFAPNSGQRIDFDLAYKTAGERDLHLDIFRPAPALNRGQGLLLVHGGAWRSGSKAHFYALANRLARRGYTVFLPEYRLAPEAPYPAGMRDVADALAWAQGNAKHYGLKPSRIAIGGASSGGQMAALLAYRGTDAYGAGKAVPNALVDLDGVLDMTTPFALGFENAAGPASPFAQWLGGSFEQVPQRWREASAATYVGAASPPTLVIASSAPRFTAGREAVLAALKAKGIRTDSYTFARSPHDLWLFEPYLGVAVERIDRFLRAVAADEARKGRK is encoded by the coding sequence GTGTTCGCGCCAAATAGTGGGCAGCGGATCGACTTCGACCTCGCCTACAAGACCGCCGGCGAACGCGATCTCCACCTCGACATCTTCCGGCCCGCTCCGGCGCTGAACCGGGGGCAGGGACTGTTGCTGGTCCATGGCGGAGCGTGGCGGTCGGGGTCGAAGGCGCATTTCTATGCGCTGGCGAACCGGCTCGCGCGGCGCGGCTACACCGTATTTCTCCCCGAATACCGGCTCGCGCCAGAGGCACCTTATCCTGCCGGCATGCGCGACGTCGCCGATGCCCTGGCCTGGGCGCAGGGCAATGCGAAGCATTATGGCCTCAAGCCATCGCGCATCGCGATCGGCGGTGCCTCGTCGGGGGGGCAGATGGCGGCGCTCCTCGCCTATCGCGGAACCGATGCGTACGGTGCCGGCAAGGCGGTGCCGAACGCGCTGGTTGACCTCGACGGCGTGCTCGACATGACCACGCCGTTCGCGCTCGGCTTCGAGAATGCCGCCGGTCCCGCGTCACCCTTCGCCCAGTGGCTCGGCGGTTCGTTTGAGCAGGTCCCGCAGCGCTGGCGCGAGGCGAGCGCCGCCACCTATGTCGGGGCTGCCTCCCCGCCGACCCTCGTCATCGCCAGCAGCGCCCCGCGCTTCACCGCCGGCCGCGAGGCTGTGCTCGCGGCGCTCAAGGCCAAGGGCATCCGAACCGACAGCTACACTTTCGCCCGCTCGCCGCACGACCTGTGGCTGTTCGAACCCTATCTCGGCGTCGCGGTGGAGCGGATCGACCGCTTCCTGCGCGCCGTCGCCGCCGACGAAGCCCGGAAAGGCAGGAAGTGA
- a CDS encoding TonB-dependent receptor, with translation MTTLAAAEATQPTTPATTEAEQATAAAAASPQSPADTGEIVVTGFRNSLRKALDLKRAAPNLIESVLAEDMAKMPDLNLSESIQRVPGVAISREGGEGRNITLRGFAPDFTRTTLNGMEVPASTDGLDSGGFTVNSSRGFDFNVFASELFNRIDVQKTQRASIEEGGIAGTVDLYSGRPFDRMGMHFVTSAEGSYNTVTRKVDPRVAAVFSDTFADNRIGILLSAAYSKRTVWQEGRSSVLWTSPYINGDSWADTNPTVTGTPKPCGAADPLDCLWAPRLPRADFFGNDQKRLGLSGALQLRPVDRLTVSLSALYSRLKNDRYSYNSMEWLLTHGPAGGFVGQTPRKFVVGPNGKDLIAATFDDVTSWYESRHQESKSSFQQYLANVDYSINDRLTFEGLLGKARDSADRTELRFYARSIPHPYSYDYSKSADAPTVSFGNYDPNNPANYDNALTAANRLNKVTKDNVTAKGDLTYRNGGLVLKGGLAFNRRYVRYGEASGNGPYITPVSQYLKAFPIPHFGSGVISGGLPTFAVIDFDKIGSSGLIDTNYVDNVGAGWKVTEKTKGGYLEINDRIDLGEMVLRLNAGARYVRTTVESDAVLAGSPVEVKHSYNNFLPSANLGLEVTPDVIARLSYARSMTRPGLSSLNIAGPVFGYDTRTVSNFGNPRLKPYLSNDYDFALEWYFTKGGLLSAGVFYKDIISSLTTAIVTQRIPQQYWAAIYADPRYSPAYNADPATTNYTFSIPVNTPNGNRVKGLELTANVPFSFVGPEWLSPLGVASNYTYVDARDSAGLSKNSYNFTVYYDTGTRGIRASLNHRDSYLISAPGGNGNAQARKSGSSQIDMSAYWNLSKRLTLNLQGINVNNQHERYYDTGDGSQFLVREYTGTGRTFLAGVRYQF, from the coding sequence GTGACCACGCTTGCCGCCGCCGAGGCGACGCAGCCGACCACGCCGGCCACCACCGAGGCCGAGCAGGCGACGGCCGCCGCGGCCGCGTCTCCGCAGTCGCCCGCCGACACCGGCGAGATCGTCGTCACCGGCTTCCGCAACAGCCTGCGCAAGGCGCTCGATCTCAAGCGCGCCGCGCCCAACCTCATCGAGTCGGTCCTCGCCGAGGACATGGCGAAGATGCCCGACCTCAACCTGTCGGAATCGATCCAGCGCGTGCCGGGCGTCGCCATCAGCCGTGAGGGCGGGGAGGGCCGCAACATCACGCTGCGCGGCTTCGCGCCCGACTTCACCCGCACGACGCTCAACGGCATGGAAGTGCCGGCGAGCACCGACGGCCTCGATTCGGGCGGGTTCACGGTCAATTCGAGCCGCGGCTTCGACTTCAACGTCTTCGCCTCCGAACTCTTCAACCGGATCGACGTCCAGAAGACGCAGCGCGCCTCGATCGAGGAAGGCGGCATCGCAGGCACAGTGGACCTCTATTCGGGCCGCCCGTTCGATCGCATGGGAATGCACTTCGTGACCTCGGCCGAAGGCAGCTACAATACGGTTACGCGCAAGGTCGATCCGCGGGTTGCGGCGGTGTTCAGCGACACCTTCGCCGACAACCGGATCGGCATCCTCCTCTCGGCGGCCTATTCGAAGCGCACGGTCTGGCAGGAAGGCCGCTCAAGCGTGCTGTGGACCAGCCCCTACATCAACGGCGACAGCTGGGCCGACACCAATCCGACCGTGACCGGAACACCCAAGCCGTGCGGCGCCGCCGATCCGCTCGACTGCCTGTGGGCGCCGCGCCTGCCGCGTGCCGACTTCTTCGGCAACGACCAGAAGCGCCTGGGCCTGTCGGGCGCGCTCCAGCTCCGCCCGGTCGATCGCCTGACGGTGAGCCTCAGCGCGCTTTATTCGCGGCTCAAGAACGACCGCTACAGCTACAATTCGATGGAATGGCTGCTGACTCACGGCCCGGCAGGCGGTTTCGTCGGCCAGACCCCGCGCAAGTTCGTCGTGGGGCCGAATGGCAAGGACCTCATCGCCGCGACTTTCGACGACGTGACCTCGTGGTACGAAAGCCGCCACCAGGAATCGAAGTCGTCGTTCCAACAATATCTCGCCAATGTCGATTACAGCATCAACGACCGCCTGACCTTCGAAGGGCTGCTCGGCAAGGCGCGCGATTCGGCGGATCGGACCGAGCTTCGCTTCTATGCGCGCTCGATCCCGCACCCCTATTCCTACGACTACAGCAAGAGCGCGGATGCGCCGACGGTGAGCTTCGGCAATTACGACCCGAACAATCCCGCGAATTACGACAATGCGCTGACTGCGGCCAATCGCCTGAACAAGGTGACCAAGGACAATGTCACCGCCAAGGGCGACCTTACCTATCGCAACGGCGGGCTGGTGCTGAAGGGCGGGCTCGCCTTCAACCGGCGCTATGTCCGCTATGGCGAGGCGTCGGGCAATGGGCCGTACATCACTCCGGTCTCGCAATATCTGAAAGCCTTCCCGATCCCGCACTTCGGCTCGGGCGTCATCAGCGGCGGCCTGCCGACCTTCGCGGTCATCGACTTCGACAAGATCGGAAGCTCGGGGCTCATCGACACCAACTATGTCGACAATGTCGGTGCGGGCTGGAAGGTCACCGAGAAGACCAAGGGCGGCTATCTCGAGATCAACGACCGGATCGACCTCGGCGAAATGGTGCTGCGGTTGAACGCCGGTGCCCGCTACGTCCGCACGACGGTGGAATCGGACGCGGTGCTCGCCGGTTCGCCGGTCGAGGTGAAGCACAGCTACAACAACTTCCTGCCCTCGGCGAACCTCGGCCTCGAGGTGACGCCCGACGTCATCGCCCGCCTGTCCTATGCGCGGTCGATGACCCGGCCGGGGCTGAGCTCGCTCAACATCGCGGGACCGGTGTTCGGCTATGACACGCGCACGGTCAGCAACTTCGGCAACCCGAGGCTCAAGCCCTACCTTTCGAACGACTATGACTTCGCGCTCGAATGGTACTTCACCAAGGGCGGGCTGCTTAGCGCGGGCGTCTTCTACAAGGACATCATCTCGTCGCTGACGACCGCGATCGTCACCCAGCGGATCCCGCAGCAATATTGGGCCGCGATCTACGCCGACCCGCGCTACAGCCCGGCCTACAACGCCGATCCGGCAACCACGAACTACACCTTCTCGATCCCCGTCAACACGCCCAACGGCAACCGGGTGAAAGGCCTAGAGCTGACCGCCAACGTGCCCTTCTCGTTCGTCGGTCCGGAATGGCTCTCGCCGCTCGGAGTCGCGTCCAACTACACCTATGTCGACGCACGGGACTCGGCCGGGCTGTCGAAGAACAGCTATAACTTCACTGTCTATTACGACACGGGGACGCGCGGCATCCGGGCCTCGCTCAATCATCGTGATAGCTATCTGATCAGCGCGCCGGGCGGGAATGGCAATGCGCAGGCCCGCAAGTCCGGCTCGTCGCAGATCGACATGTCGGCCTACTGGAACCTGTCGAAGCGGCTGACGCTCAACCTGCAGGGAATTAACGTCAACAATCAGCACGAGCGCTATTACGATACGGGTGATGGATCGCAGTTCCTCGTCCGCGAATATACCGGAACCGGCCGCACTTTCCTTGCAGGGGTGCGGTATCAGTTCTGA
- a CDS encoding RNA polymerase sigma factor → MTKRDEFADALGSMLPRLRRFAFSLSRNPADADDLAAQAVERALRSRDQFTPGTRLDSWLFRITRNLWIDEGRSRQRKAAWEAPPEAGEQVGFDGAAAIERSAELATVMSAMSALPDEQREVVSLIMIEGLGYRETAELLGLPIGTVSSRLVRGRTALLASLGGGADQ, encoded by the coding sequence ATGACAAAACGGGACGAATTTGCCGACGCGCTGGGTTCGATGCTGCCGCGGCTGCGGCGCTTCGCCTTTTCCCTCTCGCGCAATCCGGCGGACGCGGACGACCTTGCCGCGCAGGCGGTCGAGCGTGCGCTCAGAAGCCGCGACCAGTTCACGCCGGGGACGCGGCTCGATTCCTGGCTGTTCCGGATCACCCGCAACCTGTGGATCGACGAGGGCCGCAGTCGTCAGCGCAAGGCCGCCTGGGAAGCGCCGCCCGAAGCTGGCGAACAGGTCGGCTTCGACGGAGCGGCGGCGATCGAGCGTTCGGCCGAACTCGCCACCGTCATGAGCGCCATGAGCGCGCTTCCCGACGAACAGCGCGAAGTGGTCTCGCTGATCATGATCGAGGGTCTCGGCTATCGCGAGACGGCCGAATTGCTCGGCCTGCCGATCGGAACCGTTTCGAGCCGCCTCGTACGCGGCCGCACTGCCTTGCTCGCCTCGCTTGGCGGAGGAGCTGACCAATGA
- a CDS encoding pectinesterase family protein, with product MPRSLWLLLACAVGLVSEAPAAAQSLTVRPDCRDGGRCFRTVGAALDAAARDTSGSWLTVRVAPGDYREKVTIRRARLRLVGSGQARTRIRFDAVAQTSKAFHRDGWGTPGSATLTIDAPDVIVSELTVENDWNYLANDRLANGDPAKVGNPQAVALLLDIHSDRVSIRRSALLGYQDTLFANGKRAHITDSLIAGNVDFIFGNGQLLIERSEIRSRVRSAPSDGSTFQSFIAAPSTLLDDPVGIIISRSRLTREAGVPDGVVGLARPWHPTTRFADGRYANPRAVGQVSFLDCYMDAHIARDGWATMNGTARDGTMTDVFRPQDSRFFERGSYGPGARRNDIGMPRSGVSDVRWVRRLLLKDFDGSR from the coding sequence ATGCCGCGTTCGCTCTGGTTGCTGCTGGCCTGTGCCGTTGGGCTCGTGAGCGAGGCGCCCGCCGCTGCGCAGTCGCTGACGGTGCGCCCCGACTGCCGCGATGGCGGACGCTGCTTCCGCACCGTCGGCGCCGCGCTCGACGCCGCCGCTCGCGACACGAGCGGAAGCTGGCTGACGGTCAGGGTGGCTCCGGGCGACTATCGCGAAAAGGTGACGATCCGCCGGGCACGGCTTCGCCTCGTCGGCAGCGGACAGGCGCGGACCCGGATCCGCTTCGACGCGGTCGCGCAAACATCCAAGGCCTTTCACCGGGATGGCTGGGGAACGCCTGGTTCGGCGACCCTCACGATCGACGCGCCGGATGTGATCGTTTCGGAACTGACGGTCGAGAATGACTGGAATTATCTCGCCAACGATCGCCTTGCGAACGGCGACCCGGCCAAGGTCGGCAATCCGCAGGCGGTCGCGCTGCTGCTCGACATCCACAGCGATCGGGTGTCGATCCGGCGTAGCGCCCTCTTGGGCTACCAGGACACGCTGTTCGCCAACGGCAAGCGCGCGCACATCACCGACAGCCTCATCGCGGGCAACGTCGACTTCATCTTCGGCAACGGCCAGTTGCTGATCGAGCGTTCGGAGATCCGTTCGCGGGTCCGTTCGGCGCCCTCGGACGGCTCGACCTTCCAGTCCTTCATCGCGGCGCCCTCGACGCTGCTCGACGATCCGGTCGGGATCATCATCAGCCGTTCACGCCTGACTCGCGAAGCCGGCGTCCCCGACGGTGTCGTCGGCCTCGCCCGGCCTTGGCACCCGACGACCCGCTTTGCCGACGGTCGCTACGCCAACCCGCGCGCCGTGGGCCAGGTCTCGTTCCTCGACTGCTACATGGACGCGCACATCGCGCGCGATGGCTGGGCCACGATGAACGGCACGGCGCGCGACGGCACGATGACCGACGTCTTCCGCCCCCAGGATTCCCGCTTTTTCGAGCGCGGCTCCTACGGTCCCGGCGCCCGCCGCAACGACATCGGCATGCCACGCTCTGGCGTCAGCGATGTGCGCTGGGTCCGGCGTTTGCTCCTCAAGGATTTCGACGGGTCGCGATAA
- a CDS encoding RNA methyltransferase, with amino-acid sequence MPSIIPIDDPDDPRIDAYRDIRERDLVGRAGLFIAEGRVVLEKLVGSTRFRPVSLLIAAKRLASLDGLLAELPDDVPVFACEQAVFDRIAGFPVHRGILAIARQVDKPTPDALLESAEDVLFLSAIANHDNMGGIFRNAAAFGIGAVLLDPDCCDPLYRKAIRVSVGATLLVPFARLDRGEDALALFERHEVASVALSPAGDTLLHGWRPAARNALLLGAEGPGLSPALLARTRSLRIAMANGFDSLNVATTSGIVLHHLSAYRV; translated from the coding sequence ATGCCCAGCATCATCCCCATCGACGATCCCGACGACCCGCGTATCGACGCCTATCGCGACATTCGCGAGCGTGACCTCGTCGGTCGCGCGGGCTTGTTCATCGCCGAGGGCCGCGTGGTCCTCGAAAAGCTGGTCGGCTCGACCCGCTTCCGGCCCGTGTCCCTGCTGATCGCCGCCAAGCGGCTTGCGTCGCTCGACGGCCTCCTCGCCGAGCTTCCCGACGACGTGCCGGTCTTTGCCTGCGAGCAAGCGGTGTTCGACCGGATCGCGGGCTTTCCGGTCCACCGCGGCATCCTCGCCATCGCCCGACAAGTCGACAAGCCCACGCCCGACGCCTTGCTCGAAAGCGCCGAAGACGTGCTGTTCCTGTCGGCGATCGCCAATCACGACAACATGGGCGGCATCTTCCGCAACGCCGCCGCCTTCGGCATCGGGGCAGTGCTGCTCGATCCCGACTGCTGTGACCCGCTCTACCGCAAGGCGATCCGCGTTTCGGTCGGGGCGACCCTCCTGGTGCCTTTCGCGCGCCTCGACCGCGGCGAGGACGCGCTGGCGCTTTTCGAACGCCACGAGGTCGCGAGCGTGGCGCTGAGCCCCGCCGGCGACACCCTGCTCCATGGCTGGCGCCCGGCGGCGCGCAATGCCCTGCTGCTGGGTGCCGAAGGCCCCGGCCTGTCCCCGGCCCTCCTTGCACGCACCCGAAGCCTGCGGATCGCCATGGCCAACGGCTTCGATTCCCTGAACGTCGCGACCACGTCGGGGATCGTGCTTCATCATCTCTCCGCCTATCGGGTGTGA
- the asd gene encoding archaetidylserine decarboxylase (Phosphatidylserine decarboxylase is synthesized as a single chain precursor. Generation of the pyruvoyl active site from a Ser is coupled to cleavage of a Gly-Ser bond between the larger (beta) and smaller (alpha chains). It is an integral membrane protein.) has translation MSDRLKVMLQHLLPKQRLTTFAGHVAGGQHGAATTRLIRWFVGKYQVDMSEAENPDIASYRSFNDFFTRPLKAGARPLAVADFTCPVDGAISQFGAIDDHHIVQAKGHRFTTTALVGGDAGLAADFRHGHFANLYLSPKDYHRLHMPCDGRLVRMIYVPGTLFSVNPVTARGVPGLFARNERVVCVFDSPEHGRFVMVLVGATIVGSMATVWHGVVNPRRTGKVAEWDYADRDIVLRQGEEMGRFLLGSTIVMLFRKGAIAFNPDWAPERSVRLGEMMGNRPA, from the coding sequence TTGTCTGACCGCCTGAAGGTAATGCTCCAGCACCTGCTGCCCAAGCAACGGCTCACCACCTTCGCGGGGCACGTCGCCGGCGGGCAGCACGGCGCTGCCACCACCCGCCTGATCCGATGGTTCGTCGGCAAATATCAGGTCGACATGAGCGAGGCCGAAAATCCCGACATCGCCAGCTATCGCAGCTTCAACGACTTCTTCACCCGGCCGCTGAAAGCCGGCGCACGCCCGCTCGCTGTGGCCGACTTCACCTGCCCGGTCGACGGCGCCATCAGCCAGTTCGGAGCGATCGACGACCACCACATCGTCCAGGCCAAGGGGCATCGCTTTACGACCACCGCGCTGGTCGGCGGCGACGCAGGGCTGGCGGCCGACTTCCGCCACGGCCACTTCGCCAACCTCTATCTGTCGCCGAAGGACTATCATCGCCTGCACATGCCGTGCGACGGCCGCCTCGTGCGGATGATCTACGTCCCCGGCACCCTCTTCTCGGTCAATCCCGTGACCGCTCGCGGCGTGCCCGGCCTGTTCGCGCGCAACGAACGCGTCGTCTGCGTCTTCGATTCCCCCGAGCACGGCCGCTTCGTCATGGTCCTCGTCGGCGCGACGATCGTCGGCAGCATGGCCACCGTCTGGCACGGCGTCGTCAATCCCAGGCGCACCGGCAAGGTCGCCGAATGGGACTATGCCGACCGCGACATTGTCCTTCGCCAGGGCGAGGAAATGGGCCGCTTCCTCCTCGGGTCGACGATCGTCATGCTGTTCCGAAAAGGGGCCATCGCCTTCAATCCCGACTGGGCACCCGAGCGCTCCGTCCGCCTTGGCGAGATGATGGGCAACCGCCCGGCCTGA
- a CDS encoding anti-sigma factor produces the protein MTDDPDFYAWLDGELAEPQASAMAAKVAADPDLSAFAAEHRALGQRLSAAFAPIVDAPVPDALRAAATPSADVIDFAAARARKTRRWTVTGLAMAASLALGLTLGVAMPRGGSGSFETRDGRLAAAGTLDHALDTQLASAGEQSGVRIGLTFKDESGRYCRSFSSGAQSGLACRKGGDWAIEGLVAGQSGRGDYRMAAGPDPALGALIDARIAGDPLDPAGEARLVEGGWKN, from the coding sequence ATGACCGACGACCCCGATTTCTATGCCTGGCTCGATGGTGAGCTGGCCGAACCGCAGGCAAGCGCGATGGCCGCCAAGGTCGCCGCCGATCCCGACCTGTCGGCCTTCGCCGCCGAGCATCGCGCGCTCGGGCAGCGCCTTAGCGCCGCCTTCGCGCCCATCGTTGACGCGCCCGTTCCCGACGCGCTTCGCGCAGCCGCGACACCCTCGGCCGACGTCATCGACTTCGCCGCCGCCCGTGCGCGCAAGACGCGGCGCTGGACCGTCACCGGCCTCGCCATGGCGGCCAGCCTCGCGCTCGGCCTCACGCTGGGTGTCGCCATGCCGCGCGGCGGGAGCGGGAGCTTCGAGACCCGGGACGGCCGCCTCGCCGCCGCCGGGACGCTCGACCACGCGCTCGACACCCAGCTCGCCAGCGCGGGCGAGCAATCCGGCGTCCGCATCGGGCTCACCTTCAAGGACGAAAGCGGCCGCTATTGCCGATCCTTCTCCAGCGGGGCGCAGAGCGGCCTTGCCTGCCGCAAGGGCGGCGACTGGGCGATCGAAGGGCTGGTCGCGGGGCAGAGTGGCCGCGGCGATTATCGCATGGCGGCGGGCCCCGACCCCGCGCTCGGCGCGCTGATCGATGCTCGCATCGCCGGCGATCCGCTCGACCCCGCCGGTGAAGCCAGGCTCGTCGAGGGCGGTTGGAAGAACTGA
- a CDS encoding dicarboxylate/amino acid:cation symporter: MAGHIVHPHHEAVPPRALPWYRHLYLQVLVAIVAGVLVGYFFPDTGKALKPLGDGFIKLVKMIIAPVIFLTIVTGIAGMRDLGRVGRVVGKAFAYFLFFSTLALILGLIVGNVIQPGAGLNIDPATLDSAQIGTYAKQAHESTVTGFLLGIIPDTVVSALTSGNILQTLFVAVLFGIALALVGPRGDRLLSALEDLSLAFFKLVAILMKAAPVGAFGAMAFTIGAYGIGTLANLVGLVATFYLTSLLFVLLVLGAVARLAGFSILKLIGYLKGELLLVLGTSSSESALPALMEKLERAGCPKSVVGLVVPTGYSFNLDGTNIYMTLAALFIAQATGVDLSLGDQLLLLGVAMLSSKGAAGVTGAGFITLAATLSIVPSVPIAGMALILGVDRFMSECRSLTNFIGNAVATIVIARWEGGFDRAHFDAAIAGELPSVEELPEGAIAP, translated from the coding sequence ATGGCAGGGCATATCGTTCATCCCCATCACGAAGCCGTGCCGCCGCGCGCGCTGCCCTGGTACCGGCATCTCTACCTGCAGGTTCTCGTTGCGATCGTTGCGGGCGTGCTGGTCGGCTATTTCTTCCCCGACACCGGCAAGGCGCTGAAGCCGCTCGGCGACGGCTTCATCAAGCTGGTGAAGATGATCATCGCTCCGGTTATCTTTCTGACCATCGTCACGGGGATCGCGGGGATGCGTGACCTCGGGCGGGTCGGGCGCGTGGTCGGCAAGGCCTTCGCCTATTTCCTGTTCTTCTCGACGCTGGCGCTGATCCTCGGCCTCATCGTCGGCAACGTGATCCAGCCCGGCGCCGGGCTCAACATCGATCCCGCCACCCTCGATAGCGCGCAGATCGGCACCTATGCCAAACAGGCGCACGAGAGCACGGTCACCGGCTTCCTGCTCGGCATCATTCCCGACACCGTCGTCTCGGCACTGACCTCGGGGAACATCCTCCAGACCTTGTTCGTCGCGGTGCTGTTCGGCATCGCGCTGGCGCTGGTCGGCCCGCGCGGCGATCGCCTGCTGAGCGCGCTCGAGGACCTGTCGCTCGCCTTCTTCAAGCTCGTCGCGATCCTGATGAAGGCGGCCCCGGTCGGTGCGTTCGGCGCCATGGCGTTCACCATCGGCGCCTACGGGATTGGCACCCTCGCCAACCTCGTCGGCCTCGTCGCGACATTCTACCTCACCTCCCTGCTCTTCGTTCTGCTGGTGCTCGGCGCCGTCGCGCGGCTGGCCGGTTTCTCGATTCTCAAGCTTATCGGTTACCTGAAGGGCGAGCTGCTGCTGGTGCTCGGCACCTCCTCGTCCGAAAGCGCGCTTCCTGCCCTCATGGAGAAGCTCGAACGCGCGGGCTGTCCCAAGTCGGTGGTCGGGCTGGTCGTCCCGACCGGCTATTCGTTCAATCTCGACGGCACCAACATCTACATGACGCTGGCCGCCCTGTTCATCGCGCAAGCGACCGGGGTCGACCTCAGCCTCGGCGACCAGTTGCTGCTGCTCGGCGTCGCGATGCTATCGTCGAAGGGCGCCGCCGGGGTGACTGGCGCGGGCTTCATCACGCTAGCCGCGACCCTTTCGATCGTGCCGTCGGTCCCGATCGCGGGCATGGCGCTGATCCTCGGCGTCGACCGCTTCATGTCCGAGTGCCGGAGCCTCACCAACTTCATCGGCAATGCGGTGGCGACGATCGTCATCGCGCGCTGGGAGGGCGGCTTCGACCGCGCCCACTTCGACGCCGCGATCGCGGGCGAGCTCCCAAGCGTCGAGGAACTTCCCGAGGGCGCGATCGCACCGTAA